Within the Cryptosporangium aurantiacum genome, the region CCGGGTTCTCGTGCTCGGAGAGAGACTCACCGGCGCGCAGCGCGATGACCGTCTGCCGAAGGACGTGTTCGTGCCCGCCGTACACGGTGTGTGCGCTGCGGCCATGGGGCTCGCGGGCAGCGGCTTCCAATTGCTGACGCGCAGCGGCGACCAGCGATAACTTCTGCACGCGCTCTACCTCTTCCTAGTGGCTGCGCGCGGGGGTGGCGACCGTGCGCATCGCGAATTGTGTGTAGACGGCGGCCACCAGCGCGGTGATCGCCAGCAGAGCCAGGCCCGGCTTGTAGTTGCCGACCCAGCCGTAGATGGCACCCATGACCAGCGGCGGCGCGAACCCACCGAGGCCGCCGGCCGCGCCGACGATGCCGGTGACCGATCCGACCGTGCCGGGCGGCGCGACCAGGGCCACGAGCGCGAACACCGCCCCGGAGGAGGCACCCAGCGCCGCGGCCATCGCGAGGAACGCGATCGTGCCGACCGCGGCGAGCGGCCGTTCGAGGGCCGAGATGCCGGCGAACACCGCGACGACGAGGAAACAGGCGACCAGCACGCGGACCGGGTGCAGCCGGTCGGAGAGCCAGCCGCCGACCGGGCGCATCGCGACCGCGAGCACGACGAACCCCGCGGTACGGACGGCCGCGTCGCCGGGCGTCAGGCCGTAGGCGTCCTTGAGGTAGGTCGGCAGGTAGACGCTGAACGCGACGAAACCACCGAAGCCCACCGCGTAGAGGAACGACAGCTGCAGGGTCACCGGGAGCTTGAACGTGTTCCAGGCGCGCTTGACCGCGCTGCCCTGCGGGACCTGTCTGCCGGGGGCGTCGCGGAGCACGAGGTAGCCGACGACCGCGTAGATCGCCAGCGCGATCGCGACGAGCGTGAACGGGAACGTCAGGCCGACGTTGTCCTTGAGCGCCACGGTGGTGAACGCCGAGATCGCGGTGCCGCCCATGCCGATCCCGAAGATGCCGAGCGCGGTGCCGCGCTTGGCCGGCGGGAACCAGGCGTTCACCAGCGGGACGCCGACCGCGAACGTGGTGCCGCCGAGCCCGAGGGCGGTGCCGCCGATGAGCATCAGCGTCAGCGAGTCGGTGGCCACGTAGCCGACGAACAGCACCGGGATGATCGTCAGCGCGGAGATCAGCGGGAACATCGTCCGGGCACCGAACCGGTCGGTGAGCGCGCCGACCGGGATGCGCCCCAGCGAGCCGACGACGACCGGCACGGCGACGAGCAGCGACTTCTGCATCGCGGTCAGCTCGAGGTGACCGGCGAAGTAGGTGCCGAGCGGGCTGATCAGGGCCCACGCCCAGAAGTTGACCAGGAAGCCGACGGTGGCGACGGCCAGCATCACCCAGGCTTGCCGGGGCACCGTCGACTCGGTGTGCGAAGACATCAGGGTTCTCCTTACCGCGAGTTCAGCGGCGGGTCTGGCCGACCCGCTCCCAGCCACGTGCGCTGGCGCGGGTGCCGAGCTGCGGCGTCCGGCTCCGGTAGACGATGTAGGGCCGCGTGAAGTACCCGATCGGGGCGCTGAAGACGTGGACGAGCCGGGTGAACGGCCAGATCGCGAACAGCAGGCACGCCGACAGCGCGTGCAGCTGGTAGCCGATCCCGGCGTCGGCCATCAGGTCGGCGTCCGGCCGGAAGTAGAAGAGGCTGCGGAACCAGGGCGAGACGCTCTCCCGGTAGTCCGAGGACTGCCCGATCACGTTGCCCAGCACGGTGTTGCTCAGGCCGAACAGGATCGTGGCCGTGAGCACGACGTACATCAGCTTGTCGTTGCGGGTGGTGGCGGAGAAGACCGGCCCGACCGTGCGCCTGCGGTAGATCAGGATCGCCAGCCCGGCCAGCGTGCAGAACCCCGCGACCGCGCCGGTGGCGACCGCGATGATGTGGTACGCGTGCTCGCTGATCCCGACCGCGTCGGTCCAGGACGACGGGATGCCGAGCCCGATGACGTGGCCACCGAGCGCCGCGAGGATTCCGAAGTGGAACAGCGGGCTCCCCCAGCGCAGCAACCGACGCTCGTACAGCTGGGTGGAGCGGGTGGTCCAGCCGAACTTGTCGTAGCGGTAACGCCAGTAGTGGCCCACGACAAAAACCGCGAACGCGATGTACGGGACGATCACCCACAGCAGGATGTTCATACGGGGACTCCCGGGATGTACTCGGGCGGCGCGAACGGCGTCGTGCCGTAGGGATCCAGGCCGACCTCTTCGGTCGGGGGGCCGGACCGGGCCAGCGCGAGGGCGGCCTCCCGGTCGTCGGCCCGCACCGGCGGCAGCGTGGCGCAGACCGCGCGCAGCACGTCGGCGTAGGGCGAACCGCGTTCCTCCAGCGACAGCCGGATCAGCTCCAGCCCGGCGCGGTGCTCCTGCAGCAGAATCTCGGCGCGGTGGGCGTCACCGGTGGCGGCGAACTCCAGCACGACGCAGAGGTGATCGGGCAGCTCGCCGTGGTCGAGGACCAGCCCGGCGCGCGAGTAGAGGTGCTTGAACCGCAGCAGGGCCATCCCGCGCTTGCGGGTGTCGCCGTACCGGTAGTACGTGAGGTACAGGCAGCAGCGGCGGCGCAGGTCGAACGTCTCGACGTAGGCGGTCTGCAGCACCACCAGCGGGCCGGCCTCCACATGGTCGACGACCCGCCGCAGCGGGTCGGCCAGCCGCGCGGGCAGCGAGTCGAGGGCCGCGCGCAGCAGCGGAACGCGGGCGACCAGTTGCTCGTCCGGGTAGTCCAGCAGCAGCGAGGCGACCTGCCGGACGGTGGCGACCTGCACCGGCGAGAACGCGGTCCGGCGCTTCACGACTCGGACTCCGGCTTCGGCGGGAACAACCCTTCGGGCTGTCCCTTGCCGTCCCAATTCAGCAAGTTCACCCGGGCCGTGTCGCTTCCCTGGCGCCGCGCGAGCATGTGGAAGTTCTCCACCGCGATCGGCGTGACGCCGCCGGACGTCTCACCGAACGGTCCCCAGCCACCCATGCCGGGCCCGCCGTCGTAGTCCAGCGAGCACCCGGTGTCCAGCTCCTCCTGCGAAGGTCCCTGTTCGGCGTGAGCGGTCGGGATCACGTAGCGCTCGTCGTACTTGGCGACGGCCAGCAGCCGATGCATGTCCCGTACCTGGTCCCCGGTCATCCCGACCGCGGCCGCGATCGACTCCTGCGGCGGCCGCCCGAGGTTGAGGTCCCGCATGTAGGAGCGCATCGCCCCGAGCTTGCGCAGGACGCCGGTCACCCGATCGGCGTCACCGGCGGTGAACAGCTCCGCGAGGTACTCCACCGGGATACGCAGTGCCTCGATCGCACCGAAGAGGTTGCCGGCGTTCTCCCCGTCGTGACCGGTCTGGGTCAGCGCGTCGACGACCGGCGAGAGCGGCGGGATGTACCAGACCATCGGCATCGTCCGGTACTCCGGGTGCAGCGGCAGCGCGACCTCGTAGCCGTTGATCAGCGCGTAGATCGGCGACCGCTGCGCGGCGTCGATCCAGTCCCTCGGAATGCCCGCCTTCGCGGCCGCGTCGACCACCCGCGGGTCGTGCGGGTCGAGGAGCAGCGAGCGCTGGGCCTCGTACAGGTCCTTCGGGTCGGGTGTGGACGCTGCCTCCAGCACGCGGTCGGCGTCGTAGAGCACGATGCCGATGTAACGGAGCCGCCCGACGCAGGTCTCCGAGCAGACCGTCGGGATACCGACCTCAACACGCGGGAAGCAGAACGTGCACTTCTCGGCCTTGCCGGTGCGGTGGTTGAAGTACACCTTCTTGTACGGGCAGCCGGTCACGCACGCGCGCCAGCCGCGGCAGCGGTCCTGGTCGACCAGGACGATCCCGTCCTCGGCCCGCTTGTAGATCGCCCCGGACGGGCAGGACGCCGCGCAGGACGGGTTGATGCAGTGCTCGCAGATGCGCGGCAGGTAGAACATCGACGTCTGCTCGAACTGCTTCTTGACCTCGTCGGAGAGCCGCCGCAGCACCGGGTCGTCCTGGGTGAGCTCCGGCGCACCGCCGAGGTTGTCGTCCCAGTTCGCGCTCCACTCGATCTTCATCGGCTGGTCGGTGAGCAGCGATCGGGGCTGCGCGACCGGCGTGTGCTCCTGCAGCGGCGCGTCGAGCAGCGTGTCGTAGTCGTACGTCCACGGCTCGTAGTAGTCGTTGATCGAGGGCTGCACCGGATTGGAGAAGATCGTCAGCAAACGCTTGAGCCTGCTGCCGGTCCGCAGCCGCAGGCGGCCGTTCCGGCCGATTTCCCAGCCGCCCTTCCACTTGTCCTGGTCCTCGTACGTCCGCGGGTAGCCCTGGCCGGGCCGGGTCTCGACGTTGTTGAACCAGACGTATTCGACGCCGGAGCGGTTGGTCCAGGCTTGTTTGCAGGTCACCGAGCAGGTGTGGCACCCGATGCACTTGTCGAGGTTCATCACCATGCCCATCTGGGCC harbors:
- a CDS encoding cupin domain-containing protein, producing MQKLSLVAAARQQLEAAAREPHGRSAHTVYGGHEHVLRQTVIALRAGESLSEHENPGEATVHVLHGRVRLVAGDDSWDGSTGDLLIVPPTRHALHAVEDAAVLLTVAKIPG
- a CDS encoding MFS transporter — protein: MSSHTESTVPRQAWVMLAVATVGFLVNFWAWALISPLGTYFAGHLELTAMQKSLLVAVPVVVGSLGRIPVGALTDRFGARTMFPLISALTIIPVLFVGYVATDSLTLMLIGGTALGLGGTTFAVGVPLVNAWFPPAKRGTALGIFGIGMGGTAISAFTTVALKDNVGLTFPFTLVAIALAIYAVVGYLVLRDAPGRQVPQGSAVKRAWNTFKLPVTLQLSFLYAVGFGGFVAFSVYLPTYLKDAYGLTPGDAAVRTAGFVVLAVAMRPVGGWLSDRLHPVRVLVACFLVVAVFAGISALERPLAAVGTIAFLAMAAALGASSGAVFALVALVAPPGTVGSVTGIVGAAGGLGGFAPPLVMGAIYGWVGNYKPGLALLAITALVAAVYTQFAMRTVATPARSH
- the narI gene encoding respiratory nitrate reductase subunit gamma encodes the protein MNILLWVIVPYIAFAVFVVGHYWRYRYDKFGWTTRSTQLYERRLLRWGSPLFHFGILAALGGHVIGLGIPSSWTDAVGISEHAYHIIAVATGAVAGFCTLAGLAILIYRRRTVGPVFSATTRNDKLMYVVLTATILFGLSNTVLGNVIGQSSDYRESVSPWFRSLFYFRPDADLMADAGIGYQLHALSACLLFAIWPFTRLVHVFSAPIGYFTRPYIVYRSRTPQLGTRASARGWERVGQTRR
- the narJ gene encoding nitrate reductase molybdenum cofactor assembly chaperone, which codes for MKRRTAFSPVQVATVRQVASLLLDYPDEQLVARVPLLRAALDSLPARLADPLRRVVDHVEAGPLVVLQTAYVETFDLRRRCCLYLTYYRYGDTRKRGMALLRFKHLYSRAGLVLDHGELPDHLCVVLEFAATGDAHRAEILLQEHRAGLELIRLSLEERGSPYADVLRAVCATLPPVRADDREAALALARSGPPTEEVGLDPYGTTPFAPPEYIPGVPV
- the narH gene encoding nitrate reductase subunit beta → MRVMAQMGMVMNLDKCIGCHTCSVTCKQAWTNRSGVEYVWFNNVETRPGQGYPRTYEDQDKWKGGWEIGRNGRLRLRTGSRLKRLLTIFSNPVQPSINDYYEPWTYDYDTLLDAPLQEHTPVAQPRSLLTDQPMKIEWSANWDDNLGGAPELTQDDPVLRRLSDEVKKQFEQTSMFYLPRICEHCINPSCAASCPSGAIYKRAEDGIVLVDQDRCRGWRACVTGCPYKKVYFNHRTGKAEKCTFCFPRVEVGIPTVCSETCVGRLRYIGIVLYDADRVLEAASTPDPKDLYEAQRSLLLDPHDPRVVDAAAKAGIPRDWIDAAQRSPIYALINGYEVALPLHPEYRTMPMVWYIPPLSPVVDALTQTGHDGENAGNLFGAIEALRIPVEYLAELFTAGDADRVTGVLRKLGAMRSYMRDLNLGRPPQESIAAAVGMTGDQVRDMHRLLAVAKYDERYVIPTAHAEQGPSQEELDTGCSLDYDGGPGMGGWGPFGETSGGVTPIAVENFHMLARRQGSDTARVNLLNWDGKGQPEGLFPPKPESES